The following coding sequences are from one Pseudomonas mendocina window:
- the sucC gene encoding ADP-forming succinate--CoA ligase subunit beta, whose protein sequence is MNLHEYQGKQLFAEYGLPVSKGFAVDTPEEAAAACEKIGGTEWVVKAQVHAGGRGKAGGVKLVKSKEDAKAFAANWLGKRLVTYQTDANGQPVTKILVESCTDIAKELYLGAVVDRSSRRIVFMASTEGGVDIEKIAHETPEKILKATIDPLVGAQPYQGRELAFQLGLEGKQVAQFAKIFVGLAKLFKDHDLALLEVNPLVIKADGDLHCLDAKINIDANAMYRQPKLKTFHDPSQDDAREAHAAQFELNYVALEGNIGCMVNGAGLAMGTMDIVNLHGGKPANFLDVGGGATKERVTEAFKIILSDSNVAAVLVNIFGGIVRCDMIAEGIIGAVKEVGVKVPVVVRLEGNNAELGAKVLADSGLNIIAATSLTDAAQQVVKAAEGK, encoded by the coding sequence ATGAATCTTCACGAGTATCAGGGTAAGCAGCTGTTCGCTGAATACGGCCTGCCCGTATCCAAGGGCTTCGCGGTAGACACCCCGGAAGAGGCCGCAGCGGCCTGCGAAAAAATCGGTGGTACCGAGTGGGTCGTCAAGGCTCAGGTACACGCTGGTGGCCGCGGTAAAGCGGGCGGTGTGAAACTGGTCAAGAGCAAGGAAGACGCCAAAGCCTTCGCAGCCAACTGGCTGGGCAAGCGTCTGGTGACCTATCAGACTGATGCCAATGGCCAGCCTGTCACCAAGATCCTGGTCGAGTCCTGCACCGACATCGCCAAAGAGCTGTACCTGGGTGCCGTTGTAGACCGTTCCAGCCGTCGCATCGTGTTCATGGCTTCCACCGAAGGTGGCGTGGACATCGAGAAGATCGCTCACGAAACCCCTGAGAAAATCCTCAAGGCCACCATTGATCCGCTGGTCGGCGCACAGCCGTACCAAGGTCGTGAGCTGGCGTTCCAGCTGGGGCTGGAAGGCAAGCAAGTCGCTCAGTTCGCCAAGATCTTCGTAGGTCTGGCCAAGCTGTTCAAGGATCACGACCTGGCTCTGCTGGAAGTCAACCCGCTGGTCATCAAGGCCGACGGTGACCTGCACTGCCTGGACGCGAAGATCAACATCGACGCCAACGCCATGTACCGTCAGCCGAAGCTGAAGACCTTCCACGATCCGTCGCAAGACGATGCCCGTGAAGCCCACGCTGCCCAGTTCGAACTGAACTACGTAGCACTGGAAGGCAACATCGGCTGCATGGTCAACGGTGCCGGTCTGGCCATGGGTACCATGGACATCGTCAACCTGCACGGCGGCAAGCCAGCCAACTTCCTGGACGTTGGCGGCGGCGCGACCAAAGAGCGCGTGACCGAAGCATTCAAGATCATCCTGTCCGACAGCAACGTCGCTGCCGTTCTGGTGAACATCTTCGGCGGTATCGTTCGTTGCGACATGATTGCCGAAGGCATCATCGGCGCAGTGAAAGAAGTTGGCGTGAAGGTTCCGGTTGTCGTCCGTCTGGAAGGCAACAACGCTGAACTGGGTGCCAAGGTACTGGCCGACAGCGGCCTGAACATCATCGCGGCAACCAGCCTGACCGACGCTGCTCAGCAAGTCGTCAAAGCTGCGGAGGGCAAGTAA
- the lpdA gene encoding dihydrolipoyl dehydrogenase: MTQKFDVVVIGAGPGGYVAAIKAAQLGLKTACIEKYQDKEGKVALGGTCLNVGCIPSKALLDSSWKYHEAKDGFAVHGIEAKGVTIDVPAMVARKNTIIKNLTGGVAGLFKANGVTLLEGHGKLLAGKQVEVTDKDGKTSIVEAENVILASGSRPVDIPPAPVDQDVIVDSTGALEFQSVPKKLGVIGAGVIGLELGSVWSRLGAEVTVLEALDKFLPAADEQIAKEAMKTLTKQGLSIRLGARVTGSEVKKKQVTVSFTDAEGEQKMVFDKLIVAVGRRPVTTDLLAADSGVTLDERGYIFVDDHCATSVPGVYAIGDVVRGAMLAHKASEEGVMVAERIAGHKAQMNYDLIPSVIYTHPEIAWVGKTEQQLKAEGVAVNVGTFPFAASGRAMAANDTGGLVKVIADANTDRVLGVHVIGPSAAELVQQGAIGMEFGTSAEDLGMMVFSHPTLSEALHEAALAVNGGAIHIANRKKR, translated from the coding sequence ATGACTCAGAAATTCGACGTGGTAGTCATCGGTGCCGGCCCTGGTGGCTACGTTGCCGCCATCAAAGCAGCGCAACTCGGCCTGAAGACCGCCTGCATCGAGAAGTATCAGGACAAGGAGGGTAAAGTCGCCCTCGGCGGTACTTGCCTGAACGTCGGCTGCATCCCCTCCAAGGCTCTGCTGGACAGCTCCTGGAAATACCACGAAGCCAAAGACGGCTTCGCCGTGCACGGCATTGAGGCCAAAGGCGTCACCATCGACGTTCCGGCCATGGTCGCGCGCAAGAACACCATCATCAAGAACCTCACCGGTGGCGTTGCCGGCCTGTTCAAGGCCAACGGCGTGACCCTGCTGGAAGGTCACGGCAAGCTGTTGGCTGGCAAGCAGGTCGAAGTGACCGACAAGGATGGCAAGACCTCCATCGTCGAAGCCGAGAACGTGATCCTGGCTTCCGGTTCGCGTCCGGTTGATATCCCGCCGGCTCCGGTCGATCAGGACGTCATCGTCGACTCCACCGGCGCTCTGGAATTCCAGAGCGTGCCGAAGAAGCTGGGCGTGATCGGCGCTGGCGTGATCGGCCTGGAGCTGGGTTCGGTCTGGTCGCGCCTGGGCGCGGAAGTCACCGTTCTCGAAGCCCTGGACAAGTTCCTGCCGGCTGCTGACGAGCAGATTGCCAAGGAAGCGATGAAGACCCTGACCAAACAGGGCCTGAGCATCCGCCTGGGCGCTCGCGTGACCGGTTCGGAAGTGAAGAAGAAGCAGGTTACCGTGAGCTTCACCGACGCCGAAGGCGAGCAGAAAATGGTGTTCGACAAGCTGATCGTGGCCGTTGGCCGCCGTCCTGTCACCACCGACCTGCTGGCTGCTGACAGCGGCGTGACCCTCGACGAGCGCGGCTATATCTTCGTCGACGATCATTGCGCGACCAGCGTACCGGGCGTTTACGCCATCGGTGACGTGGTGCGTGGCGCCATGCTGGCCCACAAGGCCTCGGAAGAGGGCGTGATGGTTGCCGAGCGCATCGCTGGCCACAAGGCTCAGATGAACTACGACCTGATCCCGTCGGTTATCTACACCCACCCGGAAATCGCATGGGTCGGCAAGACCGAGCAGCAACTGAAGGCTGAAGGCGTTGCCGTCAACGTCGGTACCTTCCCGTTCGCTGCCAGCGGCCGTGCCATGGCTGCCAACGATACCGGTGGTCTGGTCAAGGTCATCGCCGATGCCAACACCGACCGCGTACTGGGCGTTCACGTGATTGGCCCGAGCGCCGCCGAGCTGGTTCAGCAAGGTGCGATCGGCATGGAATTCGGCACCAGCGCCGAAGATCTGGGCATGATGGTCTTCTCGCACCCGACTCTGTCCGAGGCGCTGCACGAAGCCGCCCTGGCCGTGAACGGTGGCGCGATCCACATCGCCAACCGCAAGAAGCGCTAA